A genome region from Macrotis lagotis isolate mMagLag1 chromosome 4, bilby.v1.9.chrom.fasta, whole genome shotgun sequence includes the following:
- the NRL gene encoding neural retina-specific leucine zipper protein, whose product MAMPPSPLAMEYVNDFDLMKFEVKREPPEGRPGPPTASLGSTPYSSVPPSPTFSDPGVAGAAEGIRQGLEELYWLAALQLGTGEGLGLSPEEAVEFLQGQGPAPAEGTLSHYPGSSEEMGGLNPQLPELAERFSDAALVSMSVRELNRQLRGCGRDEALRLKQRRRTLKNRGYAQACRSKRLQQRRGLEAERARLAAQLEALRAELTRLARERDLYKARCDRLSAGGAGPDRGPFFL is encoded by the exons ATGGCAATGCCCCCCAGTCCTCTGGCTATGGAGTATGTCAATGATTTTGATCTGATGAAGTTTGAGGTAAAAAGGGAGCCCCCCGAGGGCCGACCTGGGCCTCCCACAGCCTCACTGGGCTCCACCCCTTACAGTTCAGTGCCCCCCTCACCCACTTTTAGTGATCCGGGTGTAGCAGGGGCTGCTGAGGGGATCCGGCAGGGTCTGGAAGAGTTATACTGGCTGGCTGCCCTGCAGCTGGGCACTGGGGAAGGGCTGGGGTTGAGTCCTGAGGAGGCTGTGGAGTTCCTGCAGGGACAGGGACCAGCCCCTGCTGAGGGAACTCTCTCCCACTACCCAGGAAGCTCAGAAGAGATGGGTGGACTGAACCCCCAG CTGCCGGAGCTGGCGGAGCGCTTTTCGGACGCCGCCTTGGTGTCCATGTCGGTGCGGGAGCTGAACCGGCAGCTGCGGGGCTGCGGGCGGGACGAGGCGCTGCGGCTCAAGCAGCGGCGCCGCACCCTCAAGAACCGCGGCTACGCGCAGGCCTGCCGCTCCAAGCGGCTGCAGCAGCGGCGCGGGCTGGAGGCGGAGCGGGCCCGCCTGGCGGCGCAGCTGGAGGCGCTGCGGGCCGAGCTGACGCGCCTGGCCCGGGAGCGCGACCTCTACAAAGCGCGCTGTGACAGGCTGTCAGCCGGCGGCGCGGGCCCGGACCGCGGGCCCTTCTTCCTCTGA